The Amycolatopsis mongoliensis genome includes a window with the following:
- a CDS encoding TetR family transcriptional regulator, with the protein MHSARRRARSDQDKEVRKTALLTAAHELAVERGVREVTLTEVTNRVGLHPSALRRYFESREELLLELAEQGWADWRSRLLADLDDRRLGPVEVAEAVAGSLEALPLFCDLQTHVGLSLEGAVRLERARQYKTAASEAYDAMTAALVATGAGLDAEGARTLLTAAMSCAAYLFQLSRPSPTLRQLYDEVPRWAHSALRFREQLTTLLRAVALGVQRPAEEP; encoded by the coding sequence GTGCACTCAGCCCGCCGGCGCGCCCGCTCCGACCAGGACAAAGAGGTCCGCAAGACCGCCCTGCTGACCGCCGCGCACGAGCTCGCGGTCGAGCGTGGCGTGCGCGAGGTCACCCTCACCGAGGTGACGAACCGGGTGGGCCTGCACCCGTCGGCGCTGCGCCGGTACTTCGAATCCCGCGAGGAACTGCTGCTCGAACTGGCCGAGCAGGGCTGGGCCGACTGGCGCTCGCGGCTGCTGGCGGACCTCGACGACCGCCGGCTCGGCCCGGTCGAGGTCGCCGAGGCCGTCGCCGGGTCCCTGGAGGCACTCCCCCTGTTCTGCGACCTGCAGACGCACGTGGGCCTCAGCCTGGAAGGCGCGGTCCGGCTGGAGCGGGCGCGCCAGTACAAGACCGCGGCGTCGGAGGCGTACGACGCCATGACGGCGGCCCTGGTCGCGACCGGCGCCGGCCTGGACGCCGAGGGGGCCCGCACCCTGCTGACGGCGGCGATGAGCTGCGCGGCGTACCTGTTCCAGCTGTCCCGGCCGTCGCCGACCCTGCGTCAGCTGTACGACGAGGTGCCGAGGTGGGCGCACAGCGCGCTGCGGTTCCGCGAACAGCTGACGACCCTGCTGCGGGCGGTGGCCCTCGGCGTGCAGCGCCCGGCCGAGGAGCCGTGA
- a CDS encoding SDR family NAD(P)-dependent oxidoreductase: MSSVFFVTGSSRGLGRQIAERALAAGHRVVATARDPRALDDLVARYGDRVHVEPLDVTDASAAEAAVAAGVAAFGRIDVVVNNAGQGDRVSLEDTTLDVFRRQIETNFLGTVYVTKAAVPVLRAQGGGRIIQISSVGGRVGSPGMTAYQSAKWAVGGFSEALAAEVAPLGIRITVLEPGGMRTDWAGASMATPPISEPYEATVGASARAMADFEQHANGDPRKVADLVLTVAGLDEPPLRLLAGSDAYEFGREAWQHRLDTDAKWAHLSRSTDHDEAGGAWHLQRGKSLPDVRA, encoded by the coding sequence ATGAGTTCAGTGTTTTTCGTGACGGGTTCCTCGCGCGGGCTCGGCCGGCAGATCGCCGAGCGGGCCCTCGCCGCTGGGCACCGCGTCGTCGCGACCGCCCGGGACCCGCGGGCCCTGGACGACCTCGTGGCCCGCTACGGCGACCGCGTCCACGTCGAGCCGCTCGACGTCACCGACGCCTCGGCGGCCGAAGCCGCGGTGGCCGCCGGTGTCGCCGCGTTCGGCCGGATCGACGTCGTGGTCAACAACGCCGGCCAGGGCGACCGGGTGTCCCTCGAAGACACGACGCTCGACGTCTTCCGCCGGCAGATCGAGACGAACTTCCTCGGCACGGTGTACGTCACCAAGGCCGCGGTTCCGGTGCTGCGCGCGCAGGGCGGCGGGCGGATCATCCAGATCTCGTCGGTCGGCGGCCGCGTCGGCAGCCCCGGGATGACCGCGTACCAGTCGGCGAAGTGGGCGGTCGGCGGGTTCAGCGAGGCGCTCGCCGCCGAGGTCGCCCCGCTGGGCATCAGGATCACGGTCCTCGAGCCGGGCGGGATGCGCACCGACTGGGCCGGCGCGTCGATGGCCACGCCGCCGATCAGCGAGCCGTACGAGGCGACGGTCGGCGCGTCCGCCCGCGCGATGGCCGACTTCGAGCAGCACGCGAACGGCGACCCGCGGAAGGTCGCCGACCTGGTGCTCACGGTCGCGGGCCTCGACGAGCCGCCGCTGCGCCTGCTGGCGGGCAGTGACGCCTACGAGTTCGGCCGCGAGGCGTGGCAGCACCGTCTCGACACCGACGCGAAGTGGGCCCACCTGAGCCGCTCCACGGACCACGACGAAGCCGGCGGCGCGTGGCACCTCCAGCGCGGCAAGAGCCTGCCCGACGTGCGGGCCTGA
- a CDS encoding ketoacyl-ACP synthase III family protein, whose amino-acid sequence MRVDDLHLTGIGSDVGALTPVAVPLAAGEFTAVDADRTGQLSTAVSPLPGPELAVRAGREALRQSELTTGEPAWPTLCLHAGIYHPGIDFWHAASYVRDQLGLGAGPGLTLELGAMSNSLVASLDIAASVLRGRPDHDDALITAGDRFGAPGFPHWSTDTGIVYGDAGSAVVLSRRPGLARIRAIASYTDPSLEGLQRGDEPFRTASVAAHRSLDIRRRKRQWLGRHGGPAHVDTRNADAVTTVVKTALADAGLDLPGIAKICAPHYGRRLVHTQILRPLGVPEHRTMTELGLRVGHLGASDQIVALDHLLRTGEAGPGEHVLLLGIGVGMTWTAVVLQLGPACR is encoded by the coding sequence ATGCGCGTCGATGACCTGCACCTCACCGGGATCGGCAGCGACGTCGGCGCGCTGACCCCGGTCGCCGTGCCCCTCGCGGCCGGCGAGTTCACCGCCGTCGACGCCGACCGCACCGGCCAGCTGTCCACCGCCGTCTCCCCGCTGCCCGGCCCGGAACTGGCCGTCCGCGCCGGCCGGGAAGCGTTGCGGCAGAGCGAACTCACGACGGGCGAGCCGGCGTGGCCGACGCTGTGCCTGCACGCCGGGATCTACCACCCGGGCATCGACTTCTGGCACGCGGCGTCCTACGTCCGCGACCAGCTCGGCCTCGGCGCCGGGCCCGGCCTCACCCTCGAGCTGGGCGCGATGAGCAACAGCCTGGTGGCGAGCCTGGACATCGCGGCGAGTGTCCTGCGCGGCCGCCCGGACCACGACGACGCGCTCATCACCGCCGGCGACCGGTTCGGCGCGCCGGGCTTCCCGCACTGGAGCACCGACACCGGCATCGTCTACGGCGACGCGGGCAGCGCGGTCGTCCTCTCGCGCCGGCCCGGCCTGGCCCGGATCCGCGCGATCGCGTCGTACACCGATCCTTCCCTGGAAGGACTGCAGCGCGGCGACGAACCGTTCCGCACGGCCAGCGTCGCGGCCCACCGGTCCCTGGACATCCGCCGCCGCAAGCGGCAGTGGCTCGGCCGCCACGGCGGTCCGGCGCACGTCGACACCCGCAACGCCGACGCGGTCACGACGGTCGTGAAGACCGCACTGGCCGACGCGGGCCTCGACCTGCCCGGCATCGCGAAGATCTGCGCCCCGCACTACGGCCGCAGGCTGGTGCACACGCAGATCCTGCGCCCGCTCGGCGTGCCCGAACACCGCACGATGACCGAGCTGGGGCTGCGCGTGGGACACCTCGGGGCCAGCGACCAGATCGTGGCGCTCGACCACCTGCTCCGGACCGGCGAGGCGGGCCCGGGCGAGCACGTGCTGCTGCTGGGCATCGGCGTGGGCATGACCTGGACGGCCGTGGTCCTGCAGCTCGGCCCCGCCTGCCGCTGA
- a CDS encoding SDR family oxidoreductase — translation MNSFKDRVAIVTGASRGIGLGIAKTLVERGAKVCITARKPEALEEAVNSLGGPDVAMFVPGKADDTDHQDEAVAKTIETFGRLDYLVNNTGINPVYGPTLDIDPAAAAKILGVNVLAPLGWTKRARDAWMGEHGGAVVNVASVAGLGASPGIGMYGVSKAALIRLTVELGAELGPKIRVNAVAPAVVKTKFATALYEGREEEVAAAYPMKRLGVPADIAGAVAFLLSDDASWITGQTMVLDGGVTLGGGL, via the coding sequence GTGAACTCGTTCAAGGATCGCGTCGCGATCGTCACCGGGGCCAGCCGGGGCATCGGCCTCGGGATCGCGAAGACGCTCGTCGAGCGCGGGGCCAAGGTGTGCATCACCGCGCGCAAGCCCGAGGCCCTCGAAGAGGCCGTCAACTCCCTCGGCGGGCCGGACGTGGCGATGTTCGTGCCGGGCAAGGCCGACGACACCGACCACCAGGACGAGGCGGTCGCGAAGACGATCGAGACCTTCGGCCGGCTCGACTACCTGGTCAACAACACCGGCATCAACCCCGTCTACGGGCCCACCCTCGACATCGACCCGGCCGCCGCGGCGAAGATCCTCGGCGTCAACGTCCTCGCGCCGCTCGGCTGGACCAAGCGCGCCCGCGACGCGTGGATGGGCGAGCACGGCGGTGCCGTCGTCAACGTCGCCTCCGTCGCCGGTCTGGGGGCTTCGCCCGGCATCGGCATGTACGGCGTCAGCAAGGCCGCGCTGATCCGGCTGACCGTCGAACTCGGCGCCGAGCTCGGGCCGAAGATCCGCGTCAACGCGGTCGCGCCCGCCGTCGTCAAGACCAAGTTCGCCACCGCGCTCTACGAAGGCCGCGAAGAAGAGGTTGCGGCGGCCTACCCGATGAAGCGCCTCGGCGTACCGGCCGACATCGCCGGCGCCGTCGCGTTCCTGCTGTCCGACGACGCGAGCTGGATCACCGGCCAGACGATGGTGCTCGACGGCGGCGTGACCCTGGGCGGTGGCCTGTGA
- a CDS encoding SDR family oxidoreductase, which yields MTGVVVTGGGGGIGAALARRFAAGGAQVLVADLDGDKAAEVAAEVKGTAFAGDVASPEGVAKLVESARETLGEIDVFCANAGIAPFGGADSPEEVWARTWDVNVMAHVRAANLLLPAWLERGQGHFIATVSAAGLLTSLGSAPYSVTKHGALAFAEWLSATYRHRGITVQAICPQGVRTAMLESTGTAGQLLMGASAIEPEQVADALFAAIDEKRFLVLPHPEVADYYAARATQTDRWLGGMNKLQRKVEAALEAE from the coding sequence GTGACCGGCGTCGTCGTCACCGGGGGCGGCGGGGGCATCGGCGCCGCGCTGGCCCGCCGCTTCGCCGCCGGCGGGGCCCAGGTGCTCGTCGCCGACCTCGACGGCGACAAGGCCGCCGAAGTCGCCGCCGAGGTGAAGGGGACGGCGTTCGCGGGTGACGTCGCGAGCCCCGAAGGCGTCGCGAAGCTGGTCGAGAGCGCCCGCGAGACGCTGGGCGAGATCGACGTCTTCTGCGCCAACGCGGGCATCGCGCCCTTCGGTGGCGCGGACAGCCCCGAGGAGGTCTGGGCGCGCACCTGGGACGTCAACGTCATGGCCCACGTCCGCGCGGCGAACCTGCTGCTGCCCGCGTGGCTCGAGCGCGGCCAGGGTCACTTCATCGCGACGGTGTCCGCCGCCGGCCTGCTGACCAGTCTCGGCTCGGCGCCCTACTCGGTCACCAAGCACGGCGCGCTCGCGTTCGCCGAGTGGCTGTCCGCGACCTACCGGCACCGCGGGATCACCGTGCAGGCGATCTGCCCGCAGGGCGTGCGCACCGCGATGCTGGAGAGCACCGGCACCGCCGGTCAGCTGCTGATGGGCGCGTCCGCGATCGAGCCCGAGCAGGTGGCCGACGCGCTGTTCGCGGCCATCGACGAGAAGCGGTTCCTGGTGCTGCCGCACCCCGAGGTCGCCGACTACTACGCGGCCCGCGCGACGCAGACCGACCGCTGGCTCGGCGGGATGAACAAGCTGCAGCGCAAGGTCGAAGCGGCCCTAGAAGCCGAATGA
- a CDS encoding acyl-CoA carboxylase subunit beta produces MSWQPEVDEIARRRELAERMGGPEKVARQHAAGRSTVRERIAALVDPGSFDEIGALAGTASYVDGELEAFTPANFVIGTAKLDGRRVAIGGDDFTVRGGAADAAIMEKQVYAERLAHELRLPMVRLIEGTGGGGSVKMLEQHGFTYVPVNPGWDLVVDNLSTVPVVALCLGPVAGLGAARAVMAHLNVLVEGAGQLFVAGPPVVKHATGEDLAKEELGGADVHRRSGAVDRIVASEAEAFAVLKQFLSYLPSSVDTLPPVTSTEDPVDRRAEVLLSLVPRNRRHPYRLRPLLDGVFDEGSVFDYAVSGGSAYAGLARLAGHPVGVLATDPYRGATLTPEGADVMTRFVDLCETFHLPLVSLTDQAGMVIGAAAERAGAIRHGARAVTAVYQARVPMAEVIVRRVFGVGGAGQVNRHRLVRRWAWPSGDWGSLPVEGGIEAAYRAELDAADDRAERIEEIRARLDAVRSPFRTAERFSVEDVIDPRETRARLCDWVPDAYAVLPKLLGRPSFGMRP; encoded by the coding sequence ATGAGCTGGCAGCCGGAGGTCGACGAGATCGCGCGGCGGCGCGAGCTGGCCGAGCGCATGGGCGGGCCGGAGAAGGTGGCCCGTCAGCACGCCGCCGGGCGGTCGACGGTCCGCGAGCGGATCGCCGCGCTCGTCGACCCCGGAAGCTTCGACGAGATCGGGGCACTCGCCGGCACCGCGTCCTATGTGGACGGCGAGCTTGAGGCGTTCACCCCGGCCAACTTCGTCATCGGCACCGCGAAGCTCGACGGCCGGCGCGTGGCCATCGGCGGCGACGACTTCACCGTCCGCGGCGGCGCCGCCGACGCCGCGATCATGGAGAAGCAGGTCTACGCCGAGCGGCTCGCCCACGAGCTCCGGCTGCCGATGGTGCGGCTGATCGAAGGCACCGGGGGCGGCGGCAGCGTCAAGATGCTGGAGCAGCACGGCTTCACCTACGTCCCGGTCAACCCGGGCTGGGACCTCGTGGTGGACAACCTCTCCACGGTGCCGGTGGTCGCGCTCTGCCTGGGGCCGGTCGCCGGACTCGGTGCGGCGCGGGCGGTGATGGCCCACCTGAACGTCCTGGTCGAAGGCGCCGGGCAGCTGTTCGTCGCCGGGCCGCCGGTGGTGAAGCACGCGACGGGGGAGGACCTCGCCAAGGAGGAGCTGGGCGGCGCGGACGTCCACCGGCGCAGCGGCGCGGTCGACCGGATCGTGGCGTCGGAGGCCGAGGCTTTCGCCGTGCTGAAACAGTTCCTGTCCTATCTTCCGTCCTCCGTGGACACACTGCCGCCGGTGACGTCCACCGAGGACCCGGTGGACCGGCGTGCCGAGGTGCTGCTGTCGCTGGTGCCGCGCAACCGGCGGCACCCCTACCGGCTGCGGCCGCTGCTCGACGGCGTCTTCGACGAAGGTTCGGTGTTCGACTACGCCGTCTCGGGCGGTTCGGCCTACGCGGGATTGGCGCGGCTGGCCGGGCACCCGGTCGGCGTGCTCGCCACCGACCCGTACCGCGGTGCGACGCTGACGCCCGAGGGCGCCGACGTCATGACGCGGTTCGTCGACCTCTGCGAGACCTTCCACCTGCCGCTGGTGTCCCTGACCGACCAGGCGGGCATGGTGATCGGCGCGGCCGCCGAACGCGCGGGCGCGATCCGGCACGGCGCCCGCGCGGTGACCGCGGTCTACCAGGCGCGGGTGCCGATGGCCGAGGTGATCGTCCGGCGCGTGTTCGGCGTCGGCGGCGCCGGCCAGGTCAACCGGCACCGGCTGGTCCGCCGCTGGGCGTGGCCGTCCGGCGACTGGGGCTCGCTGCCGGTCGAGGGCGGCATCGAAGCCGCGTACCGCGCCGAACTGGACGCCGCCGACGACCGGGCGGAGCGGATCGAGGAGATCCGCGCCCGCCTGGACGCCGTGCGCTCGCCGTTCCGCACCGCGGAGCGGTTCTCGGTCGAGGACGTCATCGACCCGCGCGAAACCCGCGCGCGGCTGTGCGACTGGGTTCCGGACGCGTACGCCGTTTTGCCGAAACTGCTCGGCCGGCCGTCCTTCGGGATGCGGCCTTAG
- a CDS encoding dihydrofolate reductase family protein has translation MAKLLYGFSCSVDGFIAGPGGDMSWLTPYLGPDPVVDELIPEIGSLLVGRRTYGGDDPHRGTEAEGKAFGGGWEGPQFVLTHRPAAPAPGTTFVDNLVGAVAAAKKAAGDKYVNVLGADIARQCLEAGLLDEILAMPVPVLLGDGVRMFDRPGGKPVGLELLRPNWYRVVR, from the coding sequence GTGGCGAAACTGCTCTACGGCTTCAGCTGCTCGGTCGACGGCTTCATCGCCGGCCCCGGCGGCGACATGTCCTGGCTGACCCCGTACCTCGGCCCGGACCCGGTGGTCGACGAGCTGATCCCCGAGATCGGCTCGCTGCTCGTCGGCCGCCGGACCTACGGGGGCGACGACCCGCACCGGGGCACCGAAGCCGAGGGCAAGGCCTTCGGCGGCGGCTGGGAGGGCCCGCAGTTCGTGCTCACCCACCGGCCGGCGGCGCCCGCGCCCGGGACCACGTTCGTCGACAACCTTGTCGGCGCGGTCGCCGCGGCGAAGAAAGCGGCGGGCGACAAGTACGTCAACGTCCTCGGCGCCGACATCGCCCGCCAGTGCCTCGAAGCGGGTCTGCTCGACGAGATCCTGGCGATGCCGGTGCCGGTGCTGCTCGGGGACGGCGTCCGGATGTTCGACCGCCCCGGGGGCAAACCGGTCGGGCTGGAGCTGCTGCGGCCGAACTGGTACCGCGTGGTCCGCTAA
- a CDS encoding lectin, with translation MVLRTLTRLSAATALALAGLIPVPASAAQLVTDPASLVNPFIGTSNAADDFPGADVPFGMVQWSPDTPSRPDGGGYEYNDSSITGFSLTHLSGPGCGADGDVPILPTVGAVNTGASVSFSHSTESASPGAYSVGLGNGVTTELTTALRSGIGRFTFPSTSQANLQFKLNGSQNGTSNQTWTVVSPTEVSGSVTSGHFCGAGFTYTLYFDVVFDRAFSSSGTAAAAAVTPKASPGKLHGAAASAAAAAPAAGPGSAYVRFDTTTNPTVQAKVGISYVSVANAVANRAADIPAFDFAATKQAAHDSWNALLGRIQVAGGTAAQQRVFYTALYHSLLHPNVFSDRNGQYIGFDNQVHTVASGHSAHYANFSGWDIYRTQAQLSALLAPAQTSDIAQSMIADYAQGGTLPKWSQNNGETYVMVGDPGTAILASYYAFGARNFDTAAALQAMLKEAGTPNNVRPGLNATNAPGYLPANGTYQCCNFYGPVSTQLEYDTADFALSAFAGALGDTANQAFYAGRAQNWKNTFNPASGFMQPKDAGGGWTAGFTPASGSNFVEGTSWQYTGMVPFNVAGLAAARGGNASLVSYLDSVLAGFHGSGGTQADLGNEPSLELPWEYDYVGQPYKTQKVVRQVQDQIWTDAPGGLAGNDDLGAMSAWYVFSALGFYPMTPGTADLALGSPLFTQAVVTLPSGATLTVNAPAAADNAPYVQSASWNGASWNNAYAPTSALTSGGTLAFTLGTSPNTAWAASNPPPSYDGTLPHLGPLTSGIAGKCADVATSGTANGTHVQLYTCNSTGAQKWFAGADGTFQAQGGCLDVSNSGTANGTKVQLWQCNGSGAQTWQAGTAGSLVNPQSGRCLDDPGSTTTDGTQLQIYDCNQSAAQKWTHG, from the coding sequence ATGGTCTTGCGTACCCTCACGCGGCTTTCCGCCGCCACCGCCCTGGCCCTGGCCGGACTGATCCCCGTACCCGCCTCGGCGGCGCAGCTGGTCACCGATCCGGCGTCGCTGGTGAACCCCTTCATCGGCACCTCCAACGCCGCCGACGACTTCCCCGGCGCCGACGTCCCGTTCGGGATGGTCCAGTGGAGTCCCGACACGCCCAGCCGCCCCGACGGCGGCGGGTACGAGTACAACGACTCGTCGATCACCGGGTTCAGCCTGACGCACCTGTCCGGCCCGGGCTGCGGCGCCGACGGCGACGTCCCGATCCTGCCGACGGTCGGCGCGGTGAACACCGGCGCGAGCGTGTCCTTCAGCCACAGCACCGAATCCGCGAGCCCCGGGGCCTACTCGGTCGGCCTCGGCAACGGCGTCACGACCGAGCTGACCACCGCGCTGCGGTCGGGGATCGGCCGGTTCACGTTCCCGTCGACGTCCCAGGCCAACCTGCAGTTCAAGCTGAACGGCAGCCAGAACGGCACGTCGAACCAGACGTGGACGGTGGTCAGCCCGACCGAGGTGTCCGGTTCGGTCACCTCCGGGCACTTCTGCGGCGCCGGGTTCACCTACACGCTCTACTTCGACGTCGTCTTCGACCGCGCGTTCAGCTCCAGCGGCACCGCCGCCGCGGCCGCGGTGACCCCGAAGGCCTCGCCCGGCAAGCTCCACGGCGCGGCGGCTTCGGCGGCCGCGGCTGCCCCGGCCGCCGGCCCGGGCAGCGCGTACGTCCGGTTCGACACGACCACCAACCCCACGGTGCAGGCCAAGGTCGGCATCTCCTACGTCTCGGTGGCCAACGCGGTCGCGAACCGCGCGGCCGACATCCCGGCGTTCGACTTCGCCGCGACCAAGCAGGCCGCGCACGACAGCTGGAACGCGCTGCTCGGCCGGATCCAGGTCGCCGGCGGCACCGCGGCGCAGCAGCGCGTCTTCTACACCGCGCTGTACCACTCGCTGTTGCACCCCAACGTCTTCTCCGACCGCAACGGCCAGTACATCGGCTTCGACAACCAGGTGCACACCGTCGCGAGCGGACACTCGGCGCACTACGCCAACTTCTCCGGCTGGGACATCTACCGCACGCAGGCGCAGCTGTCGGCGTTGCTGGCGCCGGCGCAGACGAGCGACATCGCGCAGTCGATGATCGCCGACTACGCCCAGGGCGGCACGCTGCCGAAGTGGTCGCAGAACAACGGCGAGACGTACGTGATGGTCGGTGATCCCGGCACGGCGATCCTCGCGAGCTACTACGCCTTCGGGGCCCGGAACTTCGACACGGCGGCGGCGCTGCAGGCGATGCTGAAGGAAGCGGGCACGCCCAACAACGTCCGGCCGGGCCTCAACGCGACGAACGCGCCCGGGTACCTGCCGGCCAACGGCACCTACCAGTGCTGCAACTTCTACGGCCCGGTCTCGACGCAGCTCGAGTACGACACAGCGGACTTCGCGCTCTCGGCGTTCGCCGGGGCGCTGGGGGACACCGCGAACCAGGCGTTCTACGCCGGCCGGGCGCAGAACTGGAAGAACACCTTCAACCCGGCCAGCGGGTTCATGCAGCCCAAGGACGCGGGCGGCGGCTGGACCGCCGGCTTCACCCCCGCGAGCGGCTCGAACTTCGTCGAGGGCACGTCGTGGCAGTACACCGGCATGGTGCCGTTCAACGTCGCCGGCCTCGCCGCCGCGCGTGGCGGCAACGCGTCGCTGGTCAGCTACCTCGACAGCGTGCTGGCCGGGTTCCACGGCAGCGGCGGGACGCAGGCCGACCTCGGCAACGAGCCGAGCCTGGAGCTGCCGTGGGAGTACGACTACGTCGGGCAGCCCTATAAGACGCAGAAGGTCGTCCGGCAGGTGCAGGACCAGATCTGGACCGACGCGCCGGGCGGCCTGGCCGGCAACGACGACCTCGGCGCGATGAGCGCGTGGTACGTGTTCTCGGCGCTGGGCTTCTACCCGATGACGCCGGGGACGGCGGACCTCGCGCTGGGCAGCCCGCTGTTCACGCAGGCGGTCGTGACGCTCCCGAGCGGAGCCACGCTGACGGTGAACGCGCCGGCGGCGGCGGACAACGCGCCGTACGTCCAGAGTGCTTCCTGGAACGGCGCTTCCTGGAACAACGCGTACGCACCGACGTCGGCGCTCACGTCGGGTGGGACGCTGGCGTTCACCCTGGGGACGTCGCCGAACACGGCGTGGGCGGCGTCGAACCCGCCACCGTCGTACGACGGGACGCTGCCGCACCTGGGTCCGCTGACCTCGGGCATCGCGGGCAAGTGTGCGGACGTGGCCACCAGCGGGACGGCGAACGGGACGCACGTGCAGCTGTACACGTGCAACAGCACCGGGGCGCAGAAGTGGTTCGCGGGAGCGGACGGCACGTTCCAGGCCCAGGGCGGCTGCCTGGACGTGAGCAACAGCGGCACGGCGAACGGCACGAAGGTCCAGCTGTGGCAGTGCAACGGCTCCGGCGCCCAGACGTGGCAGGCGGGCACGGCGGGATCGCTGGTGAACCCGCAGTCGGGCCGGTGCCTGGACGACCCGGGCAGCACGACGACGGACGGGACTCAGCTGCAGATCTACGACTGCAACCAGAGCGCGGCCCAGAAGTGGACCCACGGCTAG
- a CDS encoding enoyl-CoA hydratase-related protein yields the protein MSTVDGVRYAADGQVATLTFDKPDRSNAMDVPMQARYGELLRRADADPDVRAVVVTGAGRAFCPGADLGLLDDIAAAPPASGGGHENFRDVLAASSAGVPVVAAVNGGCAGLGFVIACSADVRFAAAGAKFTTAFSRRGLIAEYGIAKLLPSLVGEGRARDLLLSGRTFTAEQAFDYGLVQEVVPAGELALRAHAYAIELATYSAPRSMAVMKAQFAREALLPLEEAAREATALMIDSFGRPELAEGLASWNERREPKFPPHPAG from the coding sequence ATGTCCACTGTGGACGGAGTTCGGTACGCGGCGGACGGCCAGGTCGCCACGCTGACGTTCGACAAGCCGGACCGCAGCAACGCGATGGACGTGCCGATGCAGGCCCGCTACGGCGAGCTGCTGCGCCGGGCGGACGCGGATCCCGACGTGCGGGCGGTGGTGGTCACGGGCGCGGGACGGGCGTTCTGCCCCGGCGCCGACCTGGGGTTGCTCGACGACATCGCGGCCGCTCCCCCGGCGTCCGGCGGCGGGCACGAGAACTTCCGCGACGTCCTGGCCGCGTCTTCGGCGGGCGTCCCGGTGGTGGCGGCGGTCAACGGCGGCTGCGCGGGGCTGGGCTTCGTGATCGCGTGCTCGGCGGACGTCCGGTTCGCGGCGGCGGGCGCGAAGTTCACCACGGCGTTCTCCCGCCGCGGGCTGATCGCGGAGTACGGCATCGCGAAGCTGCTGCCGTCGCTGGTGGGCGAGGGCCGGGCGCGGGACCTGCTGCTGTCGGGGCGGACATTCACCGCGGAGCAGGCGTTCGACTACGGCCTGGTCCAGGAGGTGGTCCCGGCCGGCGAGCTGGCGTTGCGCGCCCACGCGTACGCGATCGAGCTGGCGACGTACAGCGCGCCGAGGTCGATGGCGGTGATGAAGGCGCAGTTCGCGCGGGAGGCTCTGCTGCCCCTGGAGGAAGCCGCCCGCGAGGCGACGGCGTTGATGATCGACTCGTTCGGCCGTCCGGAGCTGGCCGAGGGGCTGGCGAGCTGGAACGAGCGCCGCGAGCCGAAGTTCCCGCCCCACCCGGCAGGCTGA